In the Ipomoea triloba cultivar NCNSP0323 chromosome 6, ASM357664v1 genome, one interval contains:
- the LOC116023434 gene encoding uncharacterized protein LOC116023434, which produces MASSSHANDSLTAHYEGLTIQDSDDINIPINVEDLPSLLDDDAFALVGTVFTEKQVKFPFMRDTIGTIWRPQRGMMVKEIQTNLFVFIFFHEKDMLRVLEDGPCSYEQNLLILQKLGNQENPLDVDLTKAEFWVQIHKVTRQLINIQTAEKIGNSLGEFVKADITNFDGTWNAFIRIRVLLDVTKPLKKGLTITLSTGEDLRLECKYERLPTFCFSCRRIGHGERYCPMQLEENECIRSYGPELRVGGRRMQSSGNKWILSERPAKTLSPAATPTSDNQHVHPQAGFPRYEVTVGQSTVPDSAYTLGNDQSAAPQAIFNATATLEESSFNAHIVAAETLPLSQPSTSVLGLLIQEQRSRRRSHEDFGPFLNGPERASAMNKLEPIKRRLGFEGLLVVENVGHSGGLACLWKHSQMLKIKSYSHRHIDAIVSHNDSELYWRLTGFYGEPDRNRRHIGWNLLKHLSSQDNLPWAIIGDFNDILNPDEKSGGLPGFGEAVESSGLSDFPFTGHQLTWEKSRGRPNWIQAKLDRILVNDSWKDAFAEAKACSIISFRSDHLPLLLNVVSVHRHPRHRQFKFENLWLKESRCREVVIESWSNSFGLNLLDRIERCGKAVWHWGKMFTKDFQKRINYWERRMSYLKPRTDQRGCALFREAQYQHLKALDQQNSFWKQRAKQHWYKDGDLNTTYFHNAVRRRRQVNTIRRLKNNAGSWVDNGNQLNALILNYFQSLFTSSECDITPVIQSIESSISEAQNLILNRKFEGEEIRKALFEMKHDKSPGPDGFTPGFYQHYWDIIGRDVINFCETARLTKQLPIGSNTTHIVLIPKNSKPETMSNLRPISLCNVLYKILSKTIANRLKPLLPSIISSSQSAFVLGRLIIDNILLAYEAHHFLNRKSQGKGGMVSLKLDMSKAFDRVNWDLVRGILGKLGFHADFVNLIYACISSVSFSILQEGSVIGSVTPQRGLRQGDPLSPYLFILVMEGLSALIHKEVEAGGLHEIVIARDAPALTHLFFADDCLVFCRANSLEINTLKATLEEFTTASGQTINFNKSALQFSRNVDPLTKEVVCETIGISEGSHRGSYLGLPSLIGRRKTEILGFIKAKILGRICSWNNKFLSRAGMEVLIKNVLQAIPTYAMSIFHLPKTLCNSIEVAVNDFWWRGQGSRGKGIKWKRLKDLCYPKSAGGMGFRRIGDFNLALLGKQAWRFIAHPDSLLTRVFKSKYFKSCSFFDASLGSNPSFVWRSILASQKVINDNCSWRVGNGTSINIWKDPWLVEAPHPFIQTVMPTHLSDGTVLGLMHLDNSGWDVDILNDIFDEEDIDNILSIPLPMSNHEDRIIWTKKEEGIYSVRSCYKYLVGYPSLPQPFKWTKIWNLSIPPKVKMFTWQACSNTLPTASNLISRKVDCPQLCALCSKAVETTSHVLIYCEVAMSCWNTFDDIYMGTNLDITTWLERNMEKLSTDYFGLLLTSCWMIWQERNNKVWNNGPSLPPRILDHAASFLSTWRSLQSSTHAPTAATSTTTWQPPPTGYLKVNVDAANDANSKSTGWPV; this is translated from the exons ATGGCTTCCTCTAGTCATGCCAATGATTCACTCACAGCTCACTATGAAGGCCTCACCATCCAGGACAGCGACGACATCAACATTCCCATTAATGTTGAAGACCTTCCTTCCCTCCTTGACGATGACGCCTTCGCGTTGGTCGGCACTGTCTTCACGGAAAAGCAGGTCAAGTTCCCTTTCATGAGAGACACCATAGGCACGATCTGGCGTCCACAACGCGGTATGATGGTTAAAGAGATCCAAACCAACTTGtttgtcttcattttcttccatGAGAAAGATATGCTGAGGGTTTTGGAAGATGGGCCTTGCTCTTATGAACAAAACCTCCTCATCCTGCAAAAGCTTGGCAACCAAGAAAATCCCTTGGATGTTGACCTCACCAAGGCTGAGTTTTGGGTCCAAATACACAAAGTAACAAGGCAGCTTATCAACATCCAAACGGCAGAAAAGATAGGCAACAGTCTGGGTGAGTTCGTGAAAGCCGATATCACCAACTTTGATGGCACATGGAACGCCTTCATCAGGATCCGGGTCTTGCTAGATGTCACAAAGCCCCTAAAAAAAGGTCTCACCATCACTTTGTCCACAGGAGAGGACTTGAGGTTGGAATGCAAGTATGAACGTTTGCCAACTTTCTGTTTCAGTTGTAGAAGAATAGGCCACGGAGAACGCTATTGCCCCATGCAACTCGAGGAGAATGAATGCATCAGATCCTACGGCCCCGAACTCAGAGTAGGGGGAAGGCGCATGCAATCATCTGGTAATAAATGGATCCTATCCGAACGCCCTGCAAAAACCCTATCTCCGGCCGCCACTCCTACCAGCGACAATCAGCATGTTCATCCTCAGGCGGGTTTCCCAAGGTACGAGGTTACCGTTGGTCAAAGCACTGTTCCTGATTCGGCTTACACGCTGGGTAATGACCAGAGCGCAGCACCCCAGGCTATCTTTAATGCGACTGCCACGCTCGAGGAATCCTCATTTAATGCCCATATTGTGGCGGCTGAAACGCTCCCTCTTAGTCAACCAAGTACCTCTGTTCTGGGCCTACTCATTCAAGAAcaaagaagtagaagaagatcTCACGAGGATTTTGGGCCTTTTCTTAATGGGCCGGAACGGGCTTCTGCTATG AACAAGTTAGAGCCCATCAAGAGGCGGTTGGGCTTTGAAGGCCTGTTAGTTGTTGAGAATGTGGGTCACAGTGGTGGATTAGCATGCTTATGGAAACACAGTCAAATGCTCAAAATCAAAAGCTATTCGCACAGACACATCGACGCGATCGTCTCCCACAATGACAGTGAACTTTACTGGCGCCTTACTGGTTTTTACGGCGAGCCAGATCGGAATAGGCGGCACATCGGTTGGAACTTGCTTAAGCACCTCTCATCCCAAGACAACCTTCCATGGGCTATTATTGGCGATTTCAATGACATCCTGAATCCAGATGAGAAGAGTGGTGGACTACCTGGCTTTGGTGAGGCGGTGGAATCAAGTGGACTCTCTGACTTCCCTTTCACTGGTCATCAGCTCACTTGGGAGAAATCAAGAGGTAGGCCTAATTGGATCCAAGCTAAACTTGATCGGATCCTCGTCAATGATTCTTGGAAAGACGCATTCGCAGAAGCTAAAGCCTGCTCCATCATCTCCTTTAGAAGCGACCACCTCCCGCTTCTTCTTAATGTTGTTTCTGTTCACCGCCATCCCCGTCATCGTCAGTTCAAATTCGAGAATCTTTGGCTCAAGGAATCCAGGTGCCGTGAAGTGGTCATTGAGAGCTGGTCAAACTCATTCGGTCTCAACCTCCTTGACAGAATTGAAAGATGTGGCAAGGCGGTTTGGCATTGGGGAAAAATGTTCACGAAAGATTTCCAGAAGCGCATCAACTATTGGGAGAGGAGAATGTCCTACCTTAAGCCTAGAACAGATCAGAGGGGATGtgctcttttcagggaggcacagtACCAACATTTAAAGGCTCTGGACCAACAAAACTCATTTTGGAAACAACGTGCCAAACAGCACTGGTATAAGGATGGAGATCTTAACACCACTTACTTTCACAACGCGGTCAGGAGGAGAAGGCAAGTGAACACTATTCGCAGGCTGAAGAATAATGCAGGATCATGGGTTGACAATGGTAATCAACTAAATGCCCTTATCTTGAATTATTTCCAATCTCTGTTTACCTCCTCTGAGTGTGACATAACCCCTGTTATCCAAAGTATTGAGAGTAGTATCAGCGAGGCTCAAAATCTGATCCTTAACCGGAAATTTGAGGGAGAGGAAATTAGAAAGGCCCTCTTTGAAATGAAGCATGATAAATCCCCTGGACCCGATGGATTCACCCCTGGTTTCTACCAACATTACTGGGATATTATCGGGAGGGATGTGATAAATTTCTGTGAGACGGCTAGGCTAACCAAGCAGCTTCCCATTGGCAGCAACACCACTCACATTGTCCTAATTCCAAAAAATTCCAAGCCCGAAACCATGTCTAATCTGAGACCTATCTCCCTCTGTAATGTCCTATATAAAATCCTTTCTAAGACCATTGCCAACAGACTAAAGCCTTTGTTACCTTCTATCATCTCAAGCTCCCAAAGTGCCTTTGTCCTAGGGAGGCTAATCATTGATAATATCCTCCTTGCATATGAAGCACACCACTTCTTGAATAGGAAATCCCAAGGAAAGGGGGGAATGGTCAGTCTTAAGTTAGACATGAGCAAGGCTTTTGACAGGGTTAATTGGGACCTTGTGAGAGGCATTCTAGGTAAACTGGGGTTCCATGCTGATTTTGTTAATCTTATCTATGCCTGCATAAGTTCTGTCAGCTTCTCTATTCTACAAGAGGGCTCTGTCATCGGTTCGGTCACTCCTCAAAGAGGCCTAAGGCAGGGGGATCCCCTCTCCCCTTACCTCTTCATTTTAGTTATGGAAGGTCTAAGTGCCCTTATTCACAAAGAAGTCGAAGCTGGTGGGCTACACGAAATTGTCATTGCCAGAGATGCTCCGGCCCTAACCCATCTGTTCTTCGCAGATGATTGTCTTGTGTTTTGCAGGGCTAATTCTCTTGAGATCAACACTCTTAAAGCCACGCTGGAGGAGTTCACTACGGCTTCTGGGCAGACTATAAACTTCAATAAATCAGCGCTCCAATTCAGCAGAAACGTTGATCCCCTTACTAAGGAGGTTGTCTGTGAAACTATTGGCATCAGTGAAGGTAGCCACAGGGGTAGCTATCTCGGCCTTCCTTCCCTTATTGGCAGGCGTAAGACTGAAATCTTGGGCTTCATAAAAGCAAAGATTCTTGGGAGAATCTGCAGCTGGAACAACAAATTTCTATCACGAGCAGGCATGGAAGTCCTCATCAAGAACGTGCTTCAAGCAATCCCAACCTATGCCATGAGCATTTTTCATCTCCCCAAAACCTTGTGTAATAGCATTGAAGTTGCGGTGAATGATTTCTGGTGGAGAGGGCAAGGTTCAAGGGGTAAAGGAATCAAATGGAAACGTTTGAAGGATCTATGTTACCCCAAGTCTGCAGGGGGTATGGGCTTCAGGAGGATAGGTGATTTTAACTTGGCGCTCCTAGGCAAACAGGCCTGGAGGTTTATTGCTCACCCTGATTCCTTACTCACAAGAGTTTTCAAGTCTAAATATTTCAAGAGCTGTTCCTTTTTCGATGCTAGTTTGGGGAGCAATCCATCATTTGTCTGGCGTAGTATTCTTGCATCCCAGAAAGTGATCAATGACAACTGCAGTTGGAGAGTGGGCAACGGCACATCTATCAATATATGGAAGGACCCCTGGTTGGTCGAAGCCCCCCATCCCTTCATCCAAACAGTTATGCCCACCCACCTAAGTGATGGCACAGTCTTAGGCCTCATGCACCTCGACAATTCGGGTTGGGACGTAGACATATTGAACGACATTTTCGATGAAGAGGACATTGATAATATTCTTAGCATCCCTCTGCCAATGTCGAACCATGAAGATAGAATCATCTGGACAAAAAAGGAGGAAGGTATATATTCTGTGCGCAGCTGTTACAAATATCTGGTTGGTTATCCTTCGTTGCCCCAGCCTTTCAAATGGACAAAGATCTGGAACCTCTCTATTCCCCCGAAGGTCAAGATGTTTACATGGCAAGCCTGCAGCAACACTCTCCCAACAGCCTCGAACTTGATCTCAAGGAAGGTTGATTGCCCCCAGCTTTGTGCCCTTTGCTCAAAGGCAGTGGAGACTACATCTCATGTTCTCATTTACTGTGAGGTCGCAATGTCATGTTGGAACACATTTGATGATATCTACATGGGCACCAACTTGGACATCACAACCTGGCTCGAGAGAAATATGGAAAAGCTGTCCACGGATTATTTTGGTCTGCTCCTCACTTCATGCTGGATGATTTGGCAAGAAAGAAACAACAAAGTTTGGAACAACGGCCCGTCTTTACCTCCCAGAATTCTTGATCATGCTGCTTCATTTCTTAGCACCTGGAGGTCCCTTCAATCGTCTACCCATGCTCCCACTGCTGCCACCTCCACAACCACTTGGCAGCCCCCACCTACTGGTTATTTAAAAGTGAATGTTGATGCTGCTAATGATGCCAACTCCAAATCCACTGGGTGGCCTGTCTAG
- the LOC116021810 gene encoding early nodulin-like protein 2, with translation MYTHRHPLIILGFLVSLHFYSSTSYAVSPDISGRDKGPFGVSKSDEKGSNLVLEVSKEDYENCNTKNPPIKKMDYGNSMFQFGRSGTIYIISGNQESCEKGQKFIIAVPPPPTANQETPLSSSKGSSPPSLSLGRVSEVAPTKTITPYRQAPKAVSPKGFVTCTPISYSPTKRFTPASPEVVIPTKSSISSSPNTLSSSHAPVKAPSHTATTSISPSIASKLPSSSLSPTTPHAPLSSNMSPQGSRIIPSSSPTPLTAPSSNKSPVTSPQRPSIIAPTPSGSPQKSNSAIGMPITPTLIFASLLSLLPYNNYLLFIIN, from the exons ATGTATACCCACAGACATCCATTGATCATCTTAGGTTTCTTGGTCTCTTTGCATTTTTATTCATCAACATCCTATGCTGTCTCACCAGACATCAGTGGAAGAGACAAAGGCCCTTTTGGAG TGTCGAAGTCTGATGAGAAAGGGTCAAACTTGGTACTGGAGGTGAGTAAGGAGGATTATGAAAACTGCAACACAAAGAATCCTCCTATAAAGAAAATGGATTATGGAAATTCAATGTTCCAGTTTGGTCGGTCTGGCACAATTTATATCATCAGTGGAAATCAAGAAAGCTGTGAAAAGGGTCAAAAATTTATCATCGCTGTTCCTCCTCCTCCTACAGCTAATCAAGAGACTCCCTTGTCGTCGTCTAAGGGATCTTCTCCACCCTCTCTGTCATTAGGCCGTGTTTCTGAGGTTGCTCCAACTAAAACCATTACACCATATAGACAGGCCCCAAAAGCTGTTTCACCTAAAGGGTTTGTGACTTGTACACCAATTAGCTACTCTCCAACCAAAAGATTCACTCCCGCTTCCCCAGAAGTAGTGATTCCTACTAAAAGCTCTATTTCATCCTCACCCAATACCTTATCATCATCGCATGCACCTGTCAAGGCTCCAAGCCACACTGCAACCACATCTATCTCGCCCTCCATTGCATCTAAACTACCTTCTTCTTCACTATCACCAACTACACCGCATGCTCCATTATCATCAAACATGTCTCCTCAAGGATCAAGGATTATACCttcttcatcaccaactccacTCACTGCTCCATCATCAAACAAATCCCCGGTTACGTCTCCTCAACGACCAAGTATCATTGCTCCAACTCCATCAGGTTCACCACAAAAGTCTAATTCAGCAATTGGAATGCCAATTACACCTACACTTATCTTCGCATCACTCCTCTCACTGTTGCCTTACAAcaattatttactatttatcattaattaa